The genomic window GAAGCCGTTGCTTGGGAGGTCCCCGACTGCCACACCGGCTTGCGGGTTTCGCGGTCATAGGCAAAGGCAGCGATCTTGGCGGCCGCTTCGCTGCTTTCTCGCCGCGCCAAGGAGATTTCGGGAATCGTTGGCACCGCCGGCGCCGAGGGCAACAGCTGGGCCGCCGTCGAAACCGTGTTGCTGGCGGGAATCCCGTAGGTGGTTTGAAAACCATCGGATCCCAAGGTCCCGCAACGGGCCTCGATAACTAGTTCCGCGTCTTTTTGATTTTCCTGCAGCAAACAACCGGCGGCCACCACCTGCTGTCGCAGCGAACTGGTGATGTAATCGGCATTCACAAACGCAGCCCCTTTGACGGACTTGATGTAGGTGGTATCCAGAAACACCTTCTTGCCGGCCAGGGGACGGAAATCGATCGCCGCAATGCTGTGGTCGACGGCCTCGCTAAGCACCATCTGGTCGGTGGCTTCGTGCATCTTCGTGACTCCGCATCCGGATCCGCAGACGCATAACAGGGCGCAGGCAAGCAGCCCCATTCGCCACCCGACGTGACGAATCGGCAGAACGATAGAAAATGGGGTAGGCAACAAATTCAGCATGGTGAAGGCGGGATGCTGGGCAGGCTCTGGAAGAATTAGAGATAAGAAAAAGCGAGCGGCACAGGCAAGAGCAAAGAGGAAGGGGGAAGAAAGGGGTGAAGGGTAAAGGGGTGAAGGGTAAAGGGACCTAAGGGACGGAAAGGACCAAAGGGACAATAGCGCTGTCCTTTCTGTCCCTCCTCTTTCTTGCTCTTTCTTTTTTTCGCTCTTTAGACAATTTCCAAATTTTGTTAAGAACCCCCTATGCAGCCCAAGGAAGTGGCTGCGTTTGCTTCGTCCCGCACAGGAATTGCTGCGATGAAACGCTTGGGCGTTAAACTAGCCGGTGGAGCCGGCGTCGTACTATTAGGGGTTCTGGCAGCCGCTCAGGCCCAGAAAGATCCTTCGACTTCGACCGCCGAGTTGGAACGCGAGCTGATCGCCAACCAACCGGCCGCTCCCATCGCGGCGATCAACGAAGAACCCTGGGATTCCGAGTCGACGATTTATCGCGGCAACGATCCGGCGCCCGGCGTGCCCGACGCCGCCGCCTCGCCAGGCTTTCCGTCTGCCGCGCCGACGAACCCCGCTGAAGACTATCCCGCGGCGGCTGGACCGGCGACCATCCAATTGGCCGCCCATGAGGCGCCCGTGACGGAATCACCTGCTGCCGACGTGCATCCCGATTTCCCTATGACCTCGCCCCCCGATGCGGCCGCTCAGCCCGTCCCGACGGGAGCCGAAATGCAAGCCGGCCCGGGCCTTGCCATGCCGCTTGGCGAGGCCGCCACCAGCCCCGACGCCGCCGCCGCTTCGGGCCCCGCCATGGCATTTCCCGGTTCCTTCCCCGGTGAAGCGCCCGCACCAACCGAAAACACGGCTCCCGCCGCCGCGGACTCAGCCAGCATGCCCGAGCTGGACATGTCCGCCGAAGCTCCCGGCAGCAACGCCCTGACCACGCCCAACGTGCTGCGAGGCGAAGTCTCGATGCAGGATATCTCCGCCCCCGAAGCGGAAAACGCCGCCGAGATGTCGGCCGCAGCGATAGCGCCGGAGACGTCAGCCGAAGCCCCACCAGCGACCGTCGCTGCGCCCCAAGCCGCCACCT from Roseimaritima ulvae includes these protein-coding regions:
- a CDS encoding DUF6655 family protein, with the protein product MGLLACALLCVCGSGCGVTKMHEATDQMVLSEAVDHSIAAIDFRPLAGKKVFLDTTYIKSVKGAAFVNADYITSSLRQQVVAAGCLLQENQKDAELVIEARCGTLGSDGFQTTYGIPASNTVSTAAQLLPSAPAVPTIPEISLARRESSEAAAKIAAFAYDRETRKPVWQSGTSQATASAKDLWVLGVGPFQGGTIRDRTRFVAGDIEFGHDDNNGMPVRISDRPPVDYTAEVHFDEGWPLLSNDLPHSMLSAKPDPVEESEVAVAGFEEPVEAAASDAAKAEKEKPAAGKPEKPSGDKPKPDKPKP